Below is a genomic region from Fulvia fulva chromosome 5, complete sequence.
CACATCGTCACCCTCAACGGACTCGTATCCGTATACTCCGCCCTCTTCTTATGCACAAAGGGTCCCTTCTTCTCCTGAATGCACTGCCGGTCAAACCCTCATCAGCACGACGACGACCGACACAACAGTAGAGTCTTGGCGAATTTTGGAGGGCTGCTGATGTTCTAGAGGTAGGAGTCACACGAGGAAAGTTGAGGAAGTTTTACGCAGAAAGTCCACAAGTCCCGCTCTTCACACCACCCGTTTCCCCAGGAAGAAGGGGAGGAGGGCTGTGGGGTGCATGGTTGTGATGCAGGTTCGGTAGATGTGCTCAATGTTTTCGAGATCTGGAATGAAGTCCGCGACGAGGACGACTATACTCGCACATTGCGAGCCGCGACTTACGAATTCCTTGTAGGAGACTTGTCTCAGTATGAGGCGAGGACGACGTGTTCTGCTGGGATAGTCAGTAGAAGCACCCAAGGGCCGCGGCACAACTGCGTAGAAGGACCTTGGCAGTCTTGTCGCATTGCTTGTCTACCACATTGTTGAAGACAGTCACTGCTTCTTCGATATAGACCATGATTGCAAGCTGAACGAGACCGTCGACATGAGGCGTATCCGAAGATATTTGCATTACAATTCTGTACATCTGTCTCAAGTCCTCTCGATCCGCATTCCGATGCACCTGACCACAACCCATGGGTTTCACACAGGTCCTTGGTCATTAGCACGGCGACGCAGTTCGATACATGTTCTCATCTCTCTGGGCACAGCCATTGCGATCAGCGTGATGATGGTGATATGGGTTGCTGTGGCAATGTCCAGGATAGTGATGACTATCCCTCCACTCAGGCTGTCTGTAACACCTCACAAAAGTCGGCGTACTCGTGCGATATCCCATCCTGCCCCTCGCCACAGTCAGCTGTTCTCTCAACTTCCTTTTCAGCCGCAGGTGCAACCTCTCCGCCGGCTATAGTTCCTTCCTCCTCCCTCTATGCAGCCAGCGGCCCAGAAGTCATCTTGTCGAACCTGGCGTTGCAGTCTTTGGCGGTGTTGGGTATGCGTATCGACCTGAGGCTGTTGTGGGAGTCGTGACTGTCGATCGTGGCAGGCAGTAAGGACATGGTGAGTTGGTGCTTGATCGTACTGCTTGGTAGTCTTCGCAGAAGATGACTCTGGTGAGGTCTTCAGTCAGATTCTTCGGGCACAGGTGTGTGTGCATCGGCACGTGCTCGATGCATGAGGCGTAGTGAGTGTATTTGTGGTAGCACATCGTCGAATCTTGGGTGAGTCTCAGTATTGAGAAGGTGGCTGGTTGAGTTGTGTCGTGCAGCGGTTCGCAGGAGTTCGTGCTCGGTTCCCGGTACCGATATGATGGATCGATCGGATGCGAAAGAAGGAAACCGCCCAATGTGAGTTGTGTTTCGAGATGAAGGTCGGTCAGCATCAAGTTGTGCCTTGTTCTTGTTGAGTCGAGGACTTCGCGACCACAGTGCTTGTCAATTGCGACAGCACTCCTTTATCTTGGTGTGCCACTGCAATGTTTGATGGTTGATGTTCTAATGCAGGGCTGTTTGCCACGCGAACTGGTGGTCTGTGTGCAACAAACACGAGGTGATTGTCCAAACAACGTTCATACAAACACCGTCATCCTCCAAGGTTCGGGATCAACATATATCTCTGGACGTACATGCATCAAGCATGTCGGACGCTGCAGCGGAGCGGTATGCCCATCATGGCGGGCTGTAAGTTTGCCATTCGTTGTAACAGATGTGATGGTGGTCAGAAATGATGTTAGCATCTCATCCGCCAACGTCGACAGAGGCCCACTTCACATCTTGGATAACTCTCGGTAATTCTGATGCCTTGGTGAGGCCAGCTCGCAAGCAAACGAGCCAAACTGCATCTGCATTATCCGCTGCCAAGGCCGTTTTGACGTTGTCCGTCTCCATCACCGGTGCCAACATCTCCAGTGCCTCGTCGAACGATTCGGGAGAGATGGGAACATAACGAACGATCTTTGTTATGGTATCGATCAACGAGGACCAAACAAGGCGAACACTGGAATCGGCGTAGTCGGGGCCGCGTGAATTGAATCGCGCCACAGCATGCTTGAGGCGAGCGTTATTCGGGACCACCGCTGCTGAGGAAGGCTGATGACTTCCTGCTGTCTTTGAAGATGTCATCGACTGCATAACGTGTTTTGCGACTGACTGATACTGCTCGACGATGCCAGGCCACAGCTGCGCGATGCGACTGCGCATGAAACCACTAGCATGCTCGCATAGTAACGCGATGATGTCCAGTGCTGTTGCAACGACCTGCGGCTCTGGATCATCCAGCCTCGATATAATCTCTGGCCAAAGCGTGTTGATCAGAGGTAGAAAGGAGTTCTCATGGCGAGCGATGGCGGGGGTCGCGGTCTTGATCAGTCCTAGCAACGAGGTCCGCAGTGAAGCAGAAGCCGATGGCAAGAAGTGTTGAGTGAGTTCCGATATCTTAAGCAACAGAGCAAAGGTCTTGGGTGCGGGTGGCTGTACTTCAACATCGTTCACAGGTGGGACTTCGTCATCCTCAGTGGTGTGGTCTTCGTCTTGATCACCACTTTCCATGGACTTCCATGGTCGCTGCGGGTGAGCTTCACGAGTGACGGCCGACTCAGCTGATGTAGCGATGTTTTTGGACCGCTCCTGCAGTAAATCGACGAGATCTGTTACACTCGTTGGCTGCCATCGTTCTTGTCGTACATGTGAGATTTTCTCTCTGTCACTATCCTCGATTGCAAGCTGTGGAGCCTTTGCACCTTCTTCGGTCACTACCCCTAAGACCTTGAAGAGGAGCTCCACAAGTAGTGGATAGCCATGGTAGTCCTCCAACGCTGCGAAGATACTGTCGATAGTGTCTTCCAGGTAAGGTAGCAAAGTTGGCCCAGCTAGCTTCACCATCATCAGCAGGACTTGTGGTGCCTGAGGACTGACATCGAAGGAGTTGAGCTTGAGGGCTACAGCATTTGTGAGGTAGTCAACATTGTCAACGATGAGCTCCTCGACAGAGCTGTACCCGCAAGCATCCGAAAATATGTTCAAAGCGGCCACACTATGTTGTTGAAGCGACTCATCTGGCGTCGCCAGTGTGTGCAGAATAGGGTACAGAGCATCAATGAGCTCATGGCGGAAGTCTTTGCCTGCTGCTTGAGCCCTTAGCGCTATTGCCTGAATTGAAAGAGCTTGCAGTCGCTGATCAGGAGACTCATCAATCGGATCTGTCAAGATCGTGAGAGCAAGGGAGTAGAGCTCTTCCAGACTACTTCTGGACATTCTGCTACCACCGTCCTCGAAGTCGAGAAGAGCAGTAGCAGAGTCATGATCGAGCTTAGACGCGGTCTTGGCGGATTCTAGCAACATCCAGAAAGTTGCCAATCGAGTCTCTCCATCAGACAGTCGTAGCATTCTCGAgaggtccttcgttactaCACCCGAGGCTGATGTGCTGCTCATCATCTGGACAAGTCGCTCGACCTGATGTAAGACGCTCTCTTGTCCTTTGTACTGCACGAGAGGCGAGGTGAAGGCCATGCTTCTGTGCTGATCACTAAGAAACGTCAAATCGAGCGACTGTACTGGTAACATGGTGGCAGGTTGTAGCTTCGGACCAGGTAGTTGGATTGTGATCACAACGCTGTCGCGAAGGCTTTGAGCCAGCGACTTATCGATAGTAGTAGTATTGGTACCGGTGCTGACAAGTATGCTGTACGCTGTTCTGATCTGCTGCATTCTCTGTACTTTCGCTTGTTCGTCGGCAGATTGCATTCTCGTCGCCAGCGACCTCAGCCAGTCGTGGAGCGTGACTTGCAAGAGCTCCAAAATCTCTCCATCTGTGGTAGCAAGTGACTCCAGACTGAACTTGACTGACTCTGCTCGATCGCCACATGCGAGGAAAAGGATAGTCTCAAACGCAAGACTTACGCTGTTCTTCAAGGTCTTCCTGCAGTCTTTGATCAATGTGAAGCAGAACTTGGACAGCGCTTCTCTCACGTCAACTCTGCTGTGGTCTTTCAGTTTGACGATAGTAGCAATGGCAGGTGCAAGTTGAGTTGCAGCCGACTGGAGCCATTTGTCATTGATGACTTTTGAAGTTCCATCTTCGCCATTCGAATGAGTGACGTGGTCAGCTACTGTGTCCCTCAGAGTGTTGCTGAAGAGTTGCTGCAGAGTGTGAAGTGCATCCGTGATGATAGAGGGTGCTCGTCTTTGCTTGGTAGATGGTGTAACGACTTTCGTGAGCTTTGAGACAATGCCAGGAAGGAATGCCGCTTGGATGTCTCGATCGGCAACATTGTCCACGAGAGCCGTCAATGCATGCATTGCAGCGATCTGCACCTCAGCCACTCTACCTTCGACAAGAGCGTCTAGGACAATGCTGATAGTCTGACCAAGCTGCGGAACGTTGGCTTCTGAGGTCAATACGTTTCTCGCTTCTCCTGACGTGCTGAGTGCATCGAAGAGGCGATATAGACATTTCAGAGCGCTTGTCTGCAAGTCATCTGTCGAGCCTCTGAATGACAGGCCTTTGGGCTCCTTCTCAGCCACCATAGTGCACAATATGACTATTTGTGCGGCCAGCTGTGGCTGAATGTTGAAGCTCCATCCTTGATGGATCAGAATTGCCAGACTTTGGAATGTCAACTCAAGGCATCTGATCGACACTTTTTGGCTCGCCTTGAGCACTTGGGAGAGAGGGAAGAAGACATAGTCGGCTAGTCTGGCGTCTAGCGGGTAGCTGTCGGTGATGTTGGCCAGTACCTTATGGACATCTTCCAGTCGACTCGTAAGGAGCTCTATGTTTGGGTTTGATGCATTGAGAGCGAGTGCTGTCTGGCTGAGAGCGACACATGGTGGTTTCAGCTGTTGGAAGAGCTCATGTCGGCCATCCATCGTTCCGAGGAGCGGCATGTCGATGTGCTGCTGGCATCGTATTGTGTGCCGATGATTGTCGATGGATAGAATAGGCAGGAAAGGAAAGGTGAAGCCGTGAAGTTGAGGCAGAAGGAGCGATCTCAACGAAGTGTTGATGACACCAAGTAAATATTGATTGACAGATCGCTCCCCACTCTGAACACCACTTCCAACAGCCTGAACGACTACATGTAGCATGCGACAACTGACGCCCACCCAGACACCGTTCTTTCGCGGTACTGACTGCGCATACCAATCACGATGGCGCCAAACGGCGTAGCCATGAGTCGTAAGAGTGAGACCCACACCCACTACCCATCACATACACGTACCGTTTCTGACACCAACACAGCGCCCTCATCGCAAGGCCGCCCGATCAAGATGGAGGGAAGTATCGCACTCGAGAACTTGTTCGACGACCTCGACGAAAAGACCAAATCGCCACCTGCCGACATCAAGAAACGCCTCCCGCTCGCGACCAACGCCGGCGCATGGAATAAAGATGTCCTCACCACACACTCCTCGCGAGACGACAGCGCCCGCTCCACACCCATCGTCGAGCTCCCCAAGAATATCCGCAAGACATTTCCCAACAAATGCGTCATGGCCGATCGAGCAGAGACCAGCAAATGCATCCACTGCAAGCGCGCCGTCAGCAAGTTCGCCATGCCCAAGCACATCGAATCCTGTCTGGACAAGAAGCAAGAGAAGCAGCGCAAGAAGAAGGAAGCAAAAGACGCACGTGATGCAGCGGCGCGGAAGGAGAAGGCGGGAGATAGCGAGGAGGAGGAAGAGGAGGGGCTGTCGTCGAAGAAGACGAGCAAAGGCGGCATGACGGTGAGCAAGAAGCGGAAAGCCGAGGAGGGGGTGGACGACGGAGCAGGACCGTCGAAAAAGAAGAAAAAGAAAGACGAACCGAAGGGCAAAGCCGCACGGCCCAAGGCGCCTGTGGATGTCGAGAAGCAGTGTGGTGTGGAACTACCGCAGGGCGGTCAGTGTGCGCGTAGCTTGACATGCAAATCGCACAGCATGGGCGCGAAACGCGCCGTTCCTGGACGAAGTGCGCCGTACGATAAGCTGTTGATGGAGTATCAACGGAAGAACCAAGCGAAACTACAGAAAGCGGCATTCGATGCGAACGCGCCCAATCCGGATGACGATAACCTTGACGTCGGGCCAGTCGATAGCGAAGAGGAGAAAGAGGCGGTCATGGCTGCTATACAGCAGAATTGGGGCGGTGCGCCGCTGTATCAGCCGATGCGGGTGCCGTTGAGAAGCAAGTATCAGTACAACCGACTGCAGGGCACATTATTTGGCCATCGATCGAGTCACAAGGGTAGCGGCGGTGGGACGTTCACGTTTGGGCCTGGGAGTGTGGGAGCTGGTGGTGGACTTTTTGGATCAGGAACGCCGGGTGCTGGACTGTTCGGGAGCGGCACTGCTGGGCACCCGAATGCTGCGCTGACTGTCGATACAGACGGCATGGTCCAGCCGCGGAAAATCGTGGTGCCAGGGGCGAGGTCGATGATGGCACCGATGGCGCCGAGTAAGAGGCCGAGCATTGCGTCTGGGTCTTGAGAGTTGAGATGAGCAGCAGATGTGGTTATAGCGGGCGTTTTGTTTTGGTAGATACCCACACACGGCCGGGCATTGTGATGATTTTGGCACACGCGAACACGAATTTGAAGCAGAGTAGAGATGCCAGATCACCACCGCGTGCACATAGTACAGCAGAGTGACAAGCGAAGTACCCAGCACAAACCCGTTCCTGTGCTTCGATATTTACCCCCCATTACATTAACAACATCCGCTGGTGGCTGGGAGCGGCGCGACAATATCAGGCAGGCTTGCTGTCACCACTGGCGCTCCAAGAGTAGGTATGTGTGCGCGCCGGGGGAACCATGTGCATGCCGAGTCGCCCTAATTCACTACACCCACACAACAACCGTCCACCTCATCTCCTATCATACACTCTGGTCGTCTCCATTCCCTCACTTGATCTTATCCCTAACAGCTTGGATCATTCGGCCTGTTGCAGCAGAGATACTCGTTCGTACAATCACTCAAGCAGCCCGGGTCGGGCTCCGTTCTTCTCTATAAAAATGTAAGCACGGTCTGAAGTTTCACTGGATGAGGGTGGAGGCTCGACCCCGAGGCAGTTTAGATTGCAAAAGGCGCGAGTGCTGCTGCAGCTGGCAGATACCATGGGGAAGTATTGTGCGATGAGGAGGATGGCGAGGAGGGGCAGAGGCATTGCTTGTTCGTTGTTGTTAGAAGGGGTGGTGGAGTGGCTAGGTGGTGGAGTTGGGTAAATTGAAGTTTTCATTCTTCGAAACGGGGCGAGGGGGAGGAGTGTTATGGAGAAGTAGGACCCCCTGCGAGGGATGTGCGTCGCAGATTGAGAGCCGTTGGCACCATCGAAGCCATGCGGTCAGTTGGTAGATATGAAAGTCTCTGCTCGCGAGTGGTGTTGTAGCCTTTCTTCGCGACTGCGAGGGCCAGACCGTGGCATGGGACGCTTGATCGGCAGACGTGGGGGCGCACGGGGCGCACGCATCATCTGTGTGCCTTGTTGCAGCGGACTCCCTCCTCGTTGTTTATGAAAGTCGCACATGTCGATCTCCGCAAAGACAGTCTCATTCATGATGTTCGGTCGTGCTACCAACTCCTTTCCAATGTCCACCAAAAACTCACGTGGCCACGCAGCATTTTCTGCGAAACAGTCTTCCGCTCTGGACAATCGGCGTGCG
It encodes:
- a CDS encoding TEL2-interacting protein 1, whose amino-acid sequence is MPLLGTMDGRHELFQQLKPPCVALSQTALALNASNPNIELLTSRLEDVHKVLANITDSYPLDARLADYVFFPLSQVLKASQKVSIRCLELTFQSLAILIHQGWSFNIQPQLAAQIVILCTMVAEKEPKGLSFRGSTDDLQTSALKCLYRLFDALSTSGEARNVLTSEANVPQLGQTISIVLDALVEGRVAEVQIAAMHALTALVDNVADRDIQAAFLPGIVSKLTKVVTPSTKQRRAPSIITDALHTLQQLFSNTLRDTVADHVTHSNGEDGTSKVINDKWLQSAATQLAPAIATIVKLKDHSRVDVREALSKFCFTLIKDCRKTLKNSVSLAFETILFLACGDRAESVKFSLESLATTDGEILELLQVTLHDWLRSLATRMQSADEQAKVQRMQQIRTAYSILVSTGTNTTTIDKSLAQSLRDSVVITIQLPGPKLQPATMLPVQSLDLTFLSDQHRSMAFTSPLVQYKGQESVLHQVERLVQMMSSTSASGVVTKDLSRMLRLSDGETRLATFWMLLESAKTASKLDHDSATALLDFEDGGSRMSRSSLEELYSLALTILTDPIDESPDQRLQALSIQAIALRAQAAGKDFRHELIDALYPILHTLATPDESLQQHSVAALNIFSDACGYSSVEELIVDNVDYLTNAVALKLNSFDVSPQAPQVLLMMVKLAGPTLLPYLEDTIDSIFAALEDYHGYPLLVELLFKVLGVVTEEGAKAPQLAIEDSDREKISHVRQERWQPTSVTDLVDLLQERSKNIATSAESAVTREAHPQRPWKSMESGDQDEDHTTEDDEVPPVNDVEVQPPAPKTFALLLKISELTQHFLPSASASLRTSLLGLIKTATPAIARHENSFLPLINTLWPEIISRLDDPEPQVVATALDIIALLCEHASGFMRSRIAQLWPGIVEQYQSVAKHVMQSMTSSKTAGSHQPSSAAVVPNNARLKHAVARFNSRGPDYADSSVRLVWSSLIDTITKIVRYVPISPESFDEALEMLAPVMETDNVKTALAADNADAVWLVCLRAGLTKASELPRVIQDVKWASVDVGG
- a CDS encoding SAGA-associated factor 73, producing MAPNGVAMSRKTPSSQGRPIKMEGSIALENLFDDLDEKTKSPPADIKKRLPLATNAGAWNKDVLTTHSSRDDSARSTPIVELPKNIRKTFPNKCVMADRAETSKCIHCKRAVSKFAMPKHIESCLDKKQEKQRKKKEAKDARDAAARKEKAGDSEEEEEEGLSSKKTSKGGMTVSKKRKAEEGVDDGAGPSKKKKKKDEPKGKAARPKAPVDVEKQCGVELPQGGQCARSLTCKSHSMGAKRAVPGRSAPYDKLLMEYQRKNQAKLQKAAFDANAPNPDDDNLDVGPVDSEEEKEAVMAAIQQNWGGAPLYQPMRVPLRSKYQYNRLQGTLFGHRSSHKGSGGGTFTFGPGSVGAGGGLFGSGTPGAGLFGSGTAGHPNAALTVDTDGMVQPRKIVVPGARSMMAPMAPSKRPSIASGS